The following is a genomic window from Dehalogenimonas sp. 4OHTPN.
CGAACTGATACTGATCGTTGCTTCTCTCGTTGACCTTTCCAAACGACAGCGGGTCAAGGGCGAAAGCAAGGTCGTCTGGGCTCTGGTGATTATCTTCCTCAATCTTATCGGCCCTATCGTGTACCTGGTCTGGGGCCGCCATGCCGACCCCGGGCAGGAGGAGAACAAGAATGACTCCGGCTATACGAACTGAGAAGCTGACCAAACGCTTCGGCGACATCGCCGCGGTGGAGAATCTCGATCTGGCGGTGCCGGAGCGCGCCGTCTTCGGCTTTCTCGGCCCGAACGGTGCCGGCAAGACGACCACGGTCAAGATGCTGACCGGGCTGTCGCGGCCGACCGGGGGGCGGGCCTTCATTTGCGGCGAAGAAGTTGTCCCGGACTCGGTCACGGTGCGCCGTCATTTCGGCTTCCTGCCGGACGTACCGGCCTTTTATGAATGGATGACCGGCGAGGAGTACCTCAAATTCGCCGGCCGGCTTTACGGCATGGATATCGCATCTATCGACCGGCGGGCGGCTGAACTGCTGGACCTGGTCGAACTAAAAAAAGCCGCCCGGCGCAAGGTCGGCGGCTACTCCCGCGGCATGAAGCAGCGCCTCGGCATCGCCCAGGCCATGCTCAACCACCCGAAGGTGCTCTTCCTGGACGAACCGACTTCTGCGCTGGACCCTATCGGCCGCCGCGACGTGCTTGATTTAATTGGCCGGTTAAAGGAGGAGGCCACGGTTTTCATGTCTACCCACATCCTGTCTGATGTAGAACGGGTATGCGATTCCGTTGGCATCATCAACAAGGGGCGGCTGGTGGTGACCGCCACTGTGGAAGAGCTGCGCAATAAATACACCCGTTCGGTCTTTGAAATCGAATTCGACGAAGCTGATTCGGGTTTCTTGCGTACCATCGAGGCTAGGCCGTGGTTCGCCAAAGCGGAACGGGCGGTAAACGGCGGCCCGTCGCTCCGGATCACCGCCGGGGATGTGACCGCGGCGCGCAGGGAATTACCGGCCCTTGTCGCCGCCAGCGGCCTGACGCTTCTGCGTTACGAATTGGCCCAGCCCAGCCTGGAGGACATCTTCATGGAGGTGGTGAAAACCTCATGACCGGTTTTAAGACGCTGCTGTTCAAGGAGCTGCGGGAGCAGTTCAAGACCTTTCGCCTGCTTATCGTCGGCGGGGTGTTCCTCTTTTTCGGCCTGAGCACGCCGCTGATGATCCGGTACCTGCCGGAGATTATCAAACTGGCCGGCGGCGAGAACGCCGTGCCCATCGAACTGCCGCCGCCGACAGCGCTGCAGGCTCTGGCCGAGTATTCAGCCACGGCGCTTCAGATCGGGCTCTTGATCGCCGTGCTGGTGACCATGGGCGCCATCGCCGGGG
Proteins encoded in this region:
- a CDS encoding PLD nuclease N-terminal domain-containing protein — its product is MTDADIQLLKDLLPFLIPVMIVELILIVASLVDLSKRQRVKGESKVVWALVIIFLNLIGPIVYLVWGRHADPGQEENKNDSGYTN
- a CDS encoding ABC transporter ATP-binding protein: MTPAIRTEKLTKRFGDIAAVENLDLAVPERAVFGFLGPNGAGKTTTVKMLTGLSRPTGGRAFICGEEVVPDSVTVRRHFGFLPDVPAFYEWMTGEEYLKFAGRLYGMDIASIDRRAAELLDLVELKKAARRKVGGYSRGMKQRLGIAQAMLNHPKVLFLDEPTSALDPIGRRDVLDLIGRLKEEATVFMSTHILSDVERVCDSVGIINKGRLVVTATVEELRNKYTRSVFEIEFDEADSGFLRTIEARPWFAKAERAVNGGPSLRITAGDVTAARRELPALVAASGLTLLRYELAQPSLEDIFMEVVKTS